TAGACGAGTGCGTGCCAGTCGATCGACTCGCGAGCGAGCAGTTCGTCGGTCGTATTGTCGGTGACCGTGACGCCGCCGAGCATGCTCGCGCTGGCGTCGTCGAACGCGCCGGTCACCGTCACGCCGGCCTCGCGGGCCGCCCGGACGCCCAGTTTGCAGGCGTCCACGCGATCGACGCCGTCTGCGACGCCGAGCGCGTCGAGCGTCGCGAGCACGGTCGCGTTGGCCGCGGCGCTGGAACTCTTCAGGCCGGAGGCTATCGGGACCTCGCTGTCCGTTCGAACTCGCGCGCCCGTGCGATCGGGATCGACGCCGGCGACGTCGGCGTACTCGGCGATCGTCAGCGCGGCACAGCGCTCTATGAGCGTCGCGTCAGCCCCGGGTTGGTCGGCGATTTCGCCGGCGACGTCGCCGTCGTCGGTGAGGGCTACCGTAGCAGTCGTCTCGAGATCGATCGCGAACGCCGAACCGGTGCCGGTCGCGAGCGCGTTGAGGACCGTCCCGGCTGCGGGGGCGACGGCGCGGCCGTCCATACCGAAACGTCTCAGGGCGCGTATTTACGGCTGACGGTCGACGCGGTTCTGGCCGGTGACGCCGGGATCGGAAGTCGAAACCGGTCGCTTTTCCCCGATCCGATCGAACGTCGTCCTATGAGCGCGCGTAGCAACGTCGCACCCAGTACGATCGGCGTCGATCTCGTGGACGGTGGCGTCGTCGTCCAGTACCTCGACGGGCGGGAGGTGTTCTACCACGGCCCGCCCGAACCCGTCGCCGGCGCGATCACGACGCCACCCGGAAAGGAGGTCCACGTCCTCGTCACCGATCCCGACGGCGTCGAGGGTGTCATGACCTACGTCAACGATCGCAACACGCACGACGACATCCTCGAGTCGACCGGCGTCGGCCGCGTCATGCTCGCAGGCGACGACGAGGAGGAACTCTTCCCGGGAATCACCGTCTCGACCGAGGCCTACTCGATCCGCGTGGAGGCGGATCCGTCGGCCGTCGACGGGCGAGTCTTCGTGTTCGCCGAGGACGAGATGAGCGAGCACGCGTACGAACTCGTCGCGGAAGATGAGGGAGACGAGAGGGGCGAGGACGACGCCGTCGACGAAGACAGCGGGGACTGACCCGATGCCGCTTCAGAAACCGTGGCGCGACCTCGACCGGGAGACCGTCGCGAGCGCGCCCGATCGACCCGGCGTCTACGAACTCGGTGACGGCAGTGGCACGGTACAGTCGATCGATCACGGCGTGTTGCGCGATGAACTCAAGACCGCCCTGGCCTACGGCGACGGCGTGCAGGTCCGCTGGACGGAAACGCACACCCGCGAGGGGGCCCGGGAACTCGCCGCCGAACACCGCGATCGCCTGGGCTGACCCTCACTGGATGTACGACGGATCGGATCCGTCGCAGTGCTTCTCGTGTTCCGCCGCGTCCGACTGCTCGTCGAAGAGCAGGCCGCAGGTTTCACACTCGTACCAGGTGGCGTCGTCACGTTCGGTCTGGACCACCATACGAGTGGATTCACACGGACACTCAAAGGCGTTTCTCCGGCACGGGCCGTCGGGATCCGGCACTCGCCACGGGAGCGTCGTGACGCGACCGATCGTCGAGTCGGACGCGGTGACAGTCGTGGGCTCGAACGGCCAGTAGAACCGAGTTACCGACCGGACGCTGTCGGCGGTATCGGGTCGGTTGGGGTATTCGTATCGGGCGTAGTTGGATGCCGGCGATGATCGGCGATGTGGTGGTCCAGTCGCTCCGCGGGATCGGCGTGCAGCGGTTCGTCCCCTCCCCACTCGCTCACTTCGTTCTTCGAGGGGAGCACTCCCGCCTCAATTCCGGTAAAACACACAAACATTCATTTTCGTCGATGTGGTAAGCAAGGATGCACACTGCAGTGTGACTGCGCGAGGGAATAGGCCACCACCGCTCTCGCCTCCACGTCCGACCCGTCTACCGGATAGCGACCGCGCAATCCGGCTCGTCCAGCGGAGAGGGCTTCCAACGATTGACAGGCGACGAGCCCCCGACTCGTCGCTTTCGCGGGACAATTCTCGAGAGGACAGGGTGGGACAATTCTCAAGACGACAGAGCGGCAACTACGCCCATATGAGTCAGTCGGAATCGGACGGCGTGACGCTTTCGGTCCGCGCGGCCGAGAAGCGAGACGCCGGCCGTGGCGTCGCTCGCATCCCGGAACTCGCCCGACGACAGCTAGGTGTGTTGAGCGGCGATACGGTCGTCATCGAGGGCGATCAGCGAACGGTCGCCAAGATGTGGCCGGCGGACTCGTCCGTGCCCGAGAACGTCGTCCAGATCGACGGTGATACGCGCGCGAACGCCGGCGTCCACGTCGGCGATACCGTCACCGTCCGCGCGGCGGAACAGTCGGCCATCAGCGAGGCCGATCGCGTGACGCTGTCACCGCCGCCCTCGCTCTCGGATAGCCAGCGGAAGGTCGCCGAACGCGAGGCGACGAAACACCTCCGGAACCGTCCCGTTCGAGCCGGCGAGCAGATCCGCATCGACGGCTTCGCACAGGAAGCGTTCAGGGTCGTCGACACGACGCCCACGGGTGACGTCCGGATCACGAGTGCGACGACGGTTCGCGTCGTCGGTGCCGAACAGGAGTCGGCGACGAACGCGGGGAAGACGTCGCCGACGAGCGGCGACGCCGGTGACGATTCGAGCCAGCGGGCGGAGCCGGGAACGACCGGCGATCGAGCACCCGCGTCGGGACCGACCTACGAGGACATCGGCGGACTGGACGAGGAACTGGAACTCGTTCGGGAGATGATCGAACTCCCGCTGTCGGAGCCGGAACTGTTCCAGCGGCTGGGCGTCGATCCGCCCTCGGGCGTCCTGCTGTACGGGCCACCGGGAACCGGCAAGACGCTGATCGCGCGGGCGGTCGCCAACGAGGTCGACGCTTACTTCGAGACGATCTCCGGGCCGGAGATCATGTCGAAGTACAAGGGCGAGTCCGAAGAACAGCTTCGGGAGACGTTCGAGCGGGCCCACGAGAACGCGCCGGCGATCGTCTTCTTCGACGAAATCGACTCGATCGCGGGGACCCGGGACGACGACGGCGACGCCGAGAACCGGATCGTCGGCCAGTTGCTGACCCTGATGGACGGGCTCGATCCCCGCGGCGAGGTGATCGTCATCGGGGCGACGAACCGGGTCGACACGATCGATCCCGCCCTCCGTCGCGGCGGACGGTTCGACCGCGAGATTCAGATCGGCGTTCCCGACGAGACGGGTCGCAAGGAGATTCTCGAGGTCCACACCCGCGGCATGCCGCTCGCGGAGGACGTCAGCATCGACGGGATCGCGAGGCGGACCCACGGGTTCGTCGGCGCGGACCTGGACGCGGTCGCCAGCGAGGCCGGGATGGCCGCGATCCGGACCCGGCCGACGGACGCAGACGAACGCGAGACGTGGGACCGCGATCCGAAGGTCACGAAAGCACACTTCGACAGTGCGCTCGCATCCGTCGAGCCCTCGGCGATGCGCGAATACGTCGCCGAGTCACCGACGACGGACTTCTCGGACGTCGGCGGACTCGAGGACGCCAAGGGGACCCTCCAGGAGTCGGTCGAGTGGCCGCTGACCTACGATCGGCTCTTCGAGGAGACCAACACCGACCCACCCTCGGGCGTCCTGCTGTACGGGCCACCGGGAACCGGCAAGACGCTGCTCGCCCGCGCACTCGCCGGCGAGACGGACGTCAACTTCGTCCGCGTCGACGGCCCGGAGATCATCGATCGGTACGTCGGCGAGAGCGAGAAGGCCATTCGAAAGGTGTTCGAACGCGCCAGACAGGCCGCCCCGTCGATCGTCTTCTTCGACGAAATCGACGCCATCACCTCCGCCCGCGGCGAGGGCAACGAGGTGACCGAACGGGTCGTCTCGCAGTTGCTGACGGAACTGGACGGAATGCGGGAGAACCCGAACCTCGTCGTGCTGGCAGCGACGAATCGCAAGGACCAGATCGATCCCGCCCTCCTCCGACCCGGCCGGCTCGACACCCACGTGCTCGTCGCCGAACCCGATCGCGAGGCCCGCGAGAAGATCCTCGAAGTCCACACCCGGGGGAAGCCGCTCGCGGACGACGTCGAACTCGACCAGTTGGCCGCCGAACTCGAGGGCTACACGGGAGCCGACCTCGAGGCCCTCGTCAGGACCGCCTCGATGAACGCGATCCGCGAGGTCGCAAGCGAGTACGATCCGGAGCGAGCGAACGAGAAAGCCGACGAGGTAGTGATCGAGCGCCGTCACCTCGAGGACGCGCGATCGAGCGTCGACGCTTCGGACTGAGCTGCGCGGCCGGTCGCCGCGTAGCCGTTCGCCGCGCAGCGAGAACCGATCAGGACGCCGCGTCGTCGGACCCGTTGGTCGACCTCGACGTCTCCGTGGTCGAATCCGTCGACTCGACGTCCTCCCTTTCGACGTCGAACTGGAGTTCCGCATCCGTCTCGAGAATCACCGACTCCCCGGCAGTCATCGAGTCACCGATATCGACCGCGATATCCTCGATCTCCACCGACGGCGGGAACAGCACGTCGACGCGGCTGCCGAACGCGATGTGGCCGATCCGCTGGCCCCGATCGAGACTCTCGTCGGCCTCGACGTAGGGATGGATACGGCGGGCGAACGCGCCGGCGATGAGCGTAATCGTGGCATCGTGCGGGGGGACCGCCGCTGCACCCGCCGAATCGGACTCGTCGGCGGGTTCGGAGTCGTCGGTACTGTCGTCAGCCGACACGGCAGCGAGGGCGTCGTCCTCGGTCGCCACGCGAACGTGGACCCGTTCGTTCCGATCGGATTCCTTCGAGAACGCGGGGCGATTCGCCCCGGAGACGTGTTCGACGTCGGTCACGGTCGCGTCGACGGGCGCGCGGACGACGTGGACGTGCCAGACGTTCATGAAGATCCCAAGCCGGACCCGATCGCCCTCCTCGCGGAGGACCGAGACGTTCCCGTCGCAGGGCGCGACGACGCCCGTCGGCGGCGGCGTCCGATCGGGGTCGCGGAAGAACGCGAGCGTGGCGACGCCGAGCGCGGCCGTCACGAGACCGGCAGTAGCGCTGATGAACAGCGCGAAAGGTGCGGCGAGCAGGGGCGGGATGGCGTACTTCCAGGCCCCCGGCGCGAAGTTCATGTCCGAGGCAACGACGGGAAGTCGTATGGCCGTTACGGTGCTCGGATCGGGCCAGCGGGCACCCCATCACCGATCCGTCCCGACGCATCGATTACCGATAGCGACAGCTTCGAAGGGGGAGTGACGTGACGAAACGGGCCGTGGCGGCCCGAAAGAGGTGGAAGGGTACGGAAGAGGTGAATACGTGGAACCGCACGTGATCGTCGGGCCGCCGTCCGCGTAAGCGTGCTGGTACAGTGCTCGAACGCGGGAATTGGGGACAGGGTTATTACGGGTATCGGTTCAGTCCCAGAACGACTGGGTCCGCGCGTACTCGCGTTCCTGCGAGAGGATGTCCCGGTAAAAGTCGTCCTCGTTCTCCCGGAGTTTGCTGATGATCCGCGCGGCGTTGTGGGGGCCGACGCCGCGGGCGGCCATCGCGATCACCGCCTGCTTGCCGTGGCTCTGGACGAGGCTCGCGGCCCGGAAGGCGCGTTCGGTCATCCGTTCCTGTTCCTCGTCTTTTTCCTCGGCGCGGACCGCCTGGACGACCTCGTCAGCCCAGGGGTTCAGCGACGCGATCCGGGTCGAGCCGCACTCGGGGCACTCGGGCTGATCGGGCACGCGCTTGACTTTCGTCGTGACCTTCCAGTCCTTGCAGTGGGTACAGAGCAGGACGACCCGATCGTTCTGGAGCCGCTCCCGGACCGTCTCGATGACGCTCGCGTCGGCGTTCTCCGGCGCGAGCAGTTCCTTGCCCGAGGACCGGCCGCCCCGGCCGATCGGCGTCCGGCCGCGTTCGGACACCAGGTCCAGGTCTCCGGACTGGAGTCGCTCGAGCACGCGACGCGCACCCTCGACGTCGAGATCCTCGTGGAACACCTCGCGGATCGCCTCCTCGTACATCGGCGTCTCTTCCAGCGCCGAGAGCAGGCGCTCGTTGGACAGGCGACCCGAGCCCTGCCACCGTTTGAGCGCGCCGAACTTCGCCGAGACCTGCGTCAGGCGAAACGCGAGCGCGTCCGATCGCTTGAGTCCGAGTTCGACGATCGTCTCGACGTGATCCGGGTCGGTGTCGTCGAGCACCGCACGGACGTCGCTGGTCGCGATCGAACTCGGCACCTCGAGTTCGATGCGGTAGGGATCGATCTCGAGTCCGACCGAGCCACCGGCGCGCTGACCGAGCAGCGCGGAGAGCACGCGGCCGAGGGTCTCGTTGGTCTTGTGGCCGAAGGGAGCGTTCAGGACGACGGTTCGGCCCTGCCGTTCGAGAACGAGCCGATCCGCGGTGGGCATCGCGAGGTCGCCGTCGACCTGCCGTTCGA
The nucleotide sequence above comes from Halosolutus halophilus. Encoded proteins:
- a CDS encoding DUF5796 family protein, with amino-acid sequence MSARSNVAPSTIGVDLVDGGVVVQYLDGREVFYHGPPEPVAGAITTPPGKEVHVLVTDPDGVEGVMTYVNDRNTHDDILESTGVGRVMLAGDDEEELFPGITVSTEAYSIRVEADPSAVDGRVFVFAEDEMSEHAYELVAEDEGDERGEDDAVDEDSGD
- a CDS encoding shikimate kinase; protein product: MDGRAVAPAAGTVLNALATGTGSAFAIDLETTATVALTDDGDVAGEIADQPGADATLIERCAALTIAEYADVAGVDPDRTGARVRTDSEVPIASGLKSSSAAANATVLATLDALGVADGVDRVDACKLGVRAAREAGVTVTGAFDDASASMLGGVTVTDNTTDELLARESIDWHALVYTPPEQSFSADADVDACKRIAPMADLVEELALDGRYGEAMTVNGFAFSGALGFPTGPMIDALPDVTGVSLSGTGPSYVAVGDRPTLETVRKRWNERDGTTRLLRTRTDGTRTT
- a CDS encoding DUF7508 domain-containing protein; the protein is MPLQKPWRDLDRETVASAPDRPGVYELGDGSGTVQSIDHGVLRDELKTALAYGDGVQVRWTETHTREGARELAAEHRDRLG
- a CDS encoding AAA family ATPase; the protein is MSQSESDGVTLSVRAAEKRDAGRGVARIPELARRQLGVLSGDTVVIEGDQRTVAKMWPADSSVPENVVQIDGDTRANAGVHVGDTVTVRAAEQSAISEADRVTLSPPPSLSDSQRKVAEREATKHLRNRPVRAGEQIRIDGFAQEAFRVVDTTPTGDVRITSATTVRVVGAEQESATNAGKTSPTSGDAGDDSSQRAEPGTTGDRAPASGPTYEDIGGLDEELELVREMIELPLSEPELFQRLGVDPPSGVLLYGPPGTGKTLIARAVANEVDAYFETISGPEIMSKYKGESEEQLRETFERAHENAPAIVFFDEIDSIAGTRDDDGDAENRIVGQLLTLMDGLDPRGEVIVIGATNRVDTIDPALRRGGRFDREIQIGVPDETGRKEILEVHTRGMPLAEDVSIDGIARRTHGFVGADLDAVASEAGMAAIRTRPTDADERETWDRDPKVTKAHFDSALASVEPSAMREYVAESPTTDFSDVGGLEDAKGTLQESVEWPLTYDRLFEETNTDPPSGVLLYGPPGTGKTLLARALAGETDVNFVRVDGPEIIDRYVGESEKAIRKVFERARQAAPSIVFFDEIDAITSARGEGNEVTERVVSQLLTELDGMRENPNLVVLAATNRKDQIDPALLRPGRLDTHVLVAEPDREAREKILEVHTRGKPLADDVELDQLAAELEGYTGADLEALVRTASMNAIREVASEYDPERANEKADEVVIERRHLEDARSSVDASD
- a CDS encoding DUF7128 family protein, producing the protein MVVQTERDDATWYECETCGLLFDEQSDAAEHEKHCDGSDPSYIQ
- a CDS encoding protein sorting system archaetidylserine decarboxylase; its protein translation is MNFAPGAWKYAIPPLLAAPFALFISATAGLVTAALGVATLAFFRDPDRTPPPTGVVAPCDGNVSVLREEGDRVRLGIFMNVWHVHVVRAPVDATVTDVEHVSGANRPAFSKESDRNERVHVRVATEDDALAAVSADDSTDDSEPADESDSAGAAAVPPHDATITLIAGAFARRIHPYVEADESLDRGQRIGHIAFGSRVDVLFPPSVEIEDIAVDIGDSMTAGESVILETDAELQFDVEREDVESTDSTTETSRSTNGSDDAAS